In a genomic window of Neisseria flavescens:
- the gshA gene encoding glutamate--cysteine ligase has protein sequence MKLPVISSEHLAQLQAFEAKILCNHAKIEAWFRSQWNVHRPPFYGSVDIRNAGYKISSIDMNLFPGGFNNLNPNFIPLAAVAAQDAVQRACETAKSVLIIPENHTRNTFYLQNVYALSEILRSAGYEVRLGSLNPEVTEPTEFETALGDKILLEPLLRTRERVHLADGFSPCVVLLNNDLSAGIPEILKDISQTVLPPLHGGWTTRRKTEHFSAYNQVAADFAKLIDIDEWQINPYFEKISGLDFQEREGEDALAGAVDRVLAKIQAKYDELGITDQPFVIVKADAGTYGMGVMSVKSADEVRGLNRKNRNKMAKVKEGLEVSEVIVQEGIYTYETMNGAVCEPVVYMMDRFVIGGFFRVHEGRGADENLNAGGMVFVPLSNSIPTGNGDNSQEAPEACKRVFEQWDSLGMPRSEKDCDVDNEHNRLYVYGVMARLSLLAAALELEKTAPQA, from the coding sequence ATGAAATTACCGGTTATATCGTCCGAGCATTTGGCTCAACTTCAGGCGTTTGAAGCGAAAATCTTGTGTAACCACGCCAAAATCGAAGCATGGTTCCGTTCGCAGTGGAATGTTCACCGTCCGCCGTTTTATGGTTCGGTCGACATCCGTAACGCCGGTTACAAAATTTCGTCTATCGATATGAATTTGTTTCCGGGCGGCTTCAATAATTTGAATCCCAACTTTATCCCGCTGGCGGCGGTTGCGGCGCAAGATGCGGTACAGCGTGCCTGCGAAACGGCAAAATCCGTATTGATTATTCCCGAAAACCACACGCGCAATACGTTTTACCTGCAAAACGTTTACGCCCTCAGTGAGATTTTGCGTTCTGCAGGATATGAAGTACGCTTGGGCAGTCTGAATCCGGAAGTTACCGAGCCGACCGAGTTTGAAACCGCATTAGGCGACAAAATTTTGCTTGAGCCTTTATTGCGCACCCGTGAGCGTGTACATCTTGCAGACGGTTTCTCGCCTTGCGTTGTTTTGTTAAATAACGACTTGTCTGCAGGCATTCCTGAAATCCTTAAAGACATCAGTCAAACCGTATTGCCTCCGCTGCATGGTGGTTGGACGACGCGCCGCAAAACAGAACATTTCAGCGCATATAATCAAGTCGCCGCCGACTTTGCCAAGTTGATTGACATCGACGAATGGCAAATTAACCCTTATTTTGAAAAAATCAGCGGTTTGGATTTCCAAGAGCGTGAAGGCGAGGATGCGTTGGCAGGCGCGGTAGATCGCGTATTGGCGAAAATCCAAGCCAAATACGACGAATTGGGTATTACCGACCAGCCTTTCGTTATTGTGAAAGCCGATGCAGGTACTTACGGCATGGGCGTGATGAGCGTTAAATCTGCGGATGAAGTGCGCGGCTTGAACCGTAAAAACCGCAATAAAATGGCGAAAGTCAAAGAAGGTTTGGAAGTTAGCGAAGTCATTGTTCAAGAAGGTATTTATACCTACGAAACCATGAACGGCGCCGTGTGCGAACCTGTCGTTTATATGATGGACCGTTTCGTTATCGGCGGCTTCTTCCGTGTACACGAAGGTCGTGGTGCAGACGAAAACCTCAACGCCGGCGGTATGGTGTTTGTTCCGCTGTCCAACAGCATTCCTACCGGCAATGGCGATAATTCCCAAGAAGCTCCTGAAGCCTGCAAACGCGTATTCGAACAATGGGACTCACTCGGTATGCCGCGCTCTGAAAAAGACTGTGACGTGGACAACGAACACAACCGCCTCTATGTTTACGGCGTAATGGCGCGCCTGTCCTTGCTTGCCGCTGCATTGGAGTTGGAGAAAACCGCACCTCAAGCCTAA
- the corA gene encoding magnesium/cobalt transporter CorA, producing the protein MSKSANPVETTDNLQDQAMQRSNTDNAPRSAIHQTLYSADTFIQHDYLAGKNLPDITHPQEGQINWLHFVGINDVALLKHALEPYGIHELVIEDILSRKQRPKIEDYGSYVFTAAQVYHYTSTGKLHSDQVYVIIGKDFVLSFQQKPLGLFSHLRRQMHENPHNILNKNTAFLAYCLLDRIVDDYFIVLESYNNRVEAIDKSLFKNENSDILSKIHRLKRDAVRLRRTLLPLRDVFYQLAVRGDFAIFKGESTVYLRDVYDHNMQLIESLDASRDMVLSMMDIYLSFQSNRMNRQMRVLTVITIIFMPLTVITGIYGMNFDNMPELHWHYGYFMVLGVMLCIIIGLLIFFSRRKWL; encoded by the coding sequence ATGAGCAAATCAGCCAATCCAGTTGAGACAACCGACAATCTGCAAGACCAAGCCATGCAGCGCAGCAATACCGACAATGCGCCGCGCTCTGCCATTCATCAAACCTTGTATTCCGCCGATACCTTTATTCAGCATGATTATCTTGCCGGAAAAAACTTGCCTGATATTACCCATCCGCAAGAAGGCCAAATCAACTGGCTGCATTTTGTCGGCATCAATGATGTTGCCTTGCTCAAACACGCGCTTGAGCCGTACGGCATCCATGAGCTGGTTATTGAAGATATTCTCAGCCGCAAGCAGCGTCCAAAAATCGAAGACTACGGCAGCTATGTTTTTACTGCCGCACAGGTTTACCACTATACCTCCACAGGCAAGCTCCATTCCGATCAAGTGTATGTGATTATCGGCAAAGATTTTGTGTTGTCTTTCCAGCAAAAACCGTTGGGCTTGTTCAGCCATCTCCGCCGGCAGATGCACGAAAACCCGCACAATATTTTGAACAAAAATACAGCGTTTCTTGCTTATTGCCTGCTTGACCGCATTGTGGACGACTATTTCATCGTTTTGGAGTCGTACAACAACCGTGTTGAAGCAATAGACAAGTCCCTGTTTAAAAATGAAAACAGCGATATTCTCAGTAAGATTCACCGCCTCAAGCGCGATGCCGTCCGTCTGCGGCGTACGCTTTTACCATTGCGCGATGTGTTCTACCAACTGGCCGTACGCGGCGATTTTGCTATTTTCAAAGGCGAATCGACTGTTTATCTACGCGACGTGTACGACCACAATATGCAGCTTATCGAGTCGCTTGATGCCTCGCGTGATATGGTGTTGAGCATGATGGACATTTATCTTTCCTTCCAATCCAACCGCATGAACCGGCAAATGCGCGTGTTGACGGTTATCACCATCATCTTTATGCCGCTGACCGTCATCACCGGCATCTACGGCATGAACTTCGACAATATGCCCGAGCTGCATTGGCATTACGGCTATTTTATGGTTTTGGGTGTGATGCTGTGCATCATCATCGGACTGCTGATTTTCTTTTCACGTAGAAAATGGCTGTAA
- a CDS encoding acyl-CoA thioesterase translates to MKPERQLPSHELIMSELMMPYTANFSGNVHGGDLLRLLDQVAYSCACRYSGTYCVTLSVDKVLFKEPIHVGELVTFYASINYTGRTSMEVGIRVEAQNIHTGEVRHTNSCYFTMVAVKDGKPVPVPPLEINTPRQRCRYEKAKKRKELSLQAANENSSCN, encoded by the coding sequence ATGAAACCAGAACGCCAACTCCCTTCCCATGAACTGATCATGTCCGAGCTGATGATGCCTTATACGGCAAACTTCAGCGGCAATGTTCACGGTGGCGATCTTTTGCGCCTGCTTGACCAAGTAGCATATTCCTGCGCCTGCCGTTACAGCGGTACTTATTGCGTTACTCTGTCTGTTGATAAAGTATTGTTTAAAGAGCCTATTCATGTCGGCGAACTGGTAACCTTTTATGCCAGTATCAACTACACCGGCCGTACTTCTATGGAAGTCGGCATCCGCGTAGAGGCGCAAAACATCCACACCGGCGAAGTGCGTCATACCAACAGCTGCTACTTCACCATGGTTGCCGTTAAGGACGGTAAGCCGGTTCCTGTACCGCCCTTGGAAATCAATACACCGCGCCAACGCTGCCGTTATGAAAAGGCTAAAAAGCGCAAAGAGTTGAGTTTGCAGGCTGCGAACGAAAATTCTAGCTGCAACTAA
- the gyrA gene encoding DNA gyrase subunit A — protein sequence MTDATIRNDHKFALETLPVSLEDEMRKSYLDYAMSVIVGRALPDVRDGLKPVHRRVLYAMHELKNNWNSAYKKSARIVGDVIGKYHPHGDTAVYDTIVRMAQDFSMRYVLIDGQGNFGSVDGLAAAAMRYTEIRMEKISHEMLADIEEETVNFGPNYDGSEHEPLVLPTRFPALLVNGSSGIAVGMATNIPPHNLGDTINACLRLLDDPETEIDELINIIQAPDFPTGATIYGLSGVREGYKTGRGRVVMRGTTHIEPIGKNGEREAIVIDEIPYQVNKAKLVEKIGELVREKTLEGISDLRDESDKSGMRVVIELKRNENAEVVLNQLYKMTQLQDSFGINMVALVDGQPRLLNLKQILSEFLRHRREVVTRRTLFRLKKARHEGHIAEGKAVALSNIDEIIRLIKESANAPEAKEKLLSRPWRSSLVEDMLSRTDLDLHMMRPEGLPENLGLHSQGYYLSELQADAILRMSLRNLTGLDQEEIVGEYKNLMSKIIDFVDILSKPERVTQIIREELADIKANFGDERRSEINPFGGDIADEDLIPQREMVVTLTHGGYIKTQPTTDYQAQRRGGRGKQAAATKDEDFIETLFVANTHDYLMCFTNLGKCHWIKVYKLPEGGRNSRGRPINNVIQLEEGEKVSAILAVREFPEDQYVFFATAQGMVKKVQLSAFKNVRSQGIKAITLKEGDYLVGAAQTGGADDIMLFSNLGKAIRFNEYWEKSGNDEAEDADIETENEDSDGLDDENAENALPSGKHGVRPSGRGSGGLRGMRLPADGKIVSLITFAPEAEQSDLQVLTATANGYGKRTPIADYSRKNKGGQGNIAINTGERNGDLVAATLVSETDDLMLITSGGVLIRTKVEQIRETGRAAAGVRLINLDEGETLVSLERVAEEAEDEAALESDAAENQVVEAEDTLSQES from the coding sequence ATGACCGACGCAACCATCCGCAACGACCATAAATTTGCACTTGAAACCCTGCCTGTCAGCCTTGAAGACGAAATGCGCAAGAGCTACCTCGATTACGCCATGAGCGTGATTGTGGGACGAGCCCTGCCGGATGTCCGCGACGGTCTCAAGCCGGTACACCGCCGCGTGTTATACGCGATGCACGAGTTGAAAAACAACTGGAATTCCGCCTATAAAAAATCGGCGCGTATCGTCGGCGACGTTATCGGTAAATACCACCCCCACGGCGATACAGCCGTTTACGACACCATCGTCCGCATGGCGCAAGACTTCTCCATGCGTTATGTGCTGATTGACGGTCAGGGCAACTTCGGTTCTGTCGACGGCTTGGCCGCAGCAGCCATGCGTTATACCGAAATCCGCATGGAAAAAATTTCCCATGAAATGCTGGCGGATATTGAAGAAGAAACCGTTAATTTCGGTCCCAACTATGACGGCAGCGAACATGAGCCGCTGGTATTGCCAACCCGTTTCCCTGCGCTGTTAGTCAATGGTTCGTCCGGTATTGCCGTCGGTATGGCAACCAATATCCCGCCGCACAATTTAGGCGATACCATCAATGCCTGCCTGCGTTTGTTGGACGATCCTGAAACTGAAATCGACGAGCTGATCAATATTATCCAAGCGCCCGATTTCCCAACCGGCGCAACTATTTACGGCTTAAGCGGCGTGCGCGAAGGCTATAAAACCGGCCGTGGCCGCGTGGTGATGCGCGGTACAACCCATATCGAGCCTATCGGCAAAAACGGCGAACGCGAAGCCATCGTTATTGATGAAATCCCATATCAAGTCAACAAAGCCAAGCTGGTTGAGAAAATCGGTGAGTTGGTACGCGAAAAAACGTTGGAAGGCATATCAGATCTGCGCGACGAGTCCGATAAATCCGGTATGCGTGTTGTGATCGAATTGAAACGCAATGAAAATGCCGAAGTCGTTTTAAACCAACTCTACAAAATGACCCAGCTGCAAGACAGCTTCGGTATCAACATGGTGGCTTTGGTTGACGGTCAGCCGCGCTTGCTGAACCTGAAACAAATCCTGTCCGAGTTCCTGCGCCACCGTCGCGAAGTCGTTACCCGTCGTACTTTATTCCGCCTGAAAAAAGCGCGTCATGAAGGCCATATTGCCGAAGGTAAAGCAGTTGCCTTGTCCAATATCGACGAAATCATCCGTCTGATTAAAGAATCTGCCAATGCGCCGGAAGCCAAAGAAAAACTGCTGTCCCGCCCATGGCGTAGCAGCTTGGTTGAAGACATGCTCAGCCGTACGGATTTAGATTTGCATATGATGCGCCCTGAAGGCTTGCCAGAGAATTTGGGCCTGCACAGCCAAGGCTATTATCTGAGCGAATTGCAAGCCGATGCCATTTTACGCATGAGCCTGCGCAACCTGACCGGCCTCGATCAGGAAGAAATTGTCGGCGAATATAAAAATCTGATGAGCAAAATCATTGATTTCGTGGATATTCTTTCCAAACCTGAGCGCGTTACCCAAATTATCCGCGAAGAATTGGCAGACATTAAAGCCAACTTCGGCGATGAACGCCGCAGCGAAATCAATCCGTTTGGCGGTGATATCGCCGATGAAGACCTGATTCCGCAACGCGAAATGGTCGTTACCCTGACTCATGGCGGCTACATCAAAACCCAGCCGACTACCGATTATCAGGCGCAACGTCGCGGCGGTCGCGGCAAGCAGGCAGCGGCAACCAAAGACGAAGACTTCATCGAAACCCTGTTTGTTGCCAACACGCATGATTATTTGATGTGCTTCACCAATTTGGGCAAGTGCCATTGGATTAAAGTGTACAAACTGCCGGAAGGCGGCCGCAACAGCCGAGGTCGTCCGATTAACAACGTTATCCAATTGGAAGAGGGCGAAAAAGTCAGCGCCATCTTGGCCGTCCGCGAGTTCCCGGAAGACCAATACGTCTTCTTCGCCACTGCACAAGGCATGGTGAAAAAAGTCCAGCTGTCTGCGTTTAAAAACGTCCGCAGCCAAGGCATCAAAGCCATTACGCTTAAAGAAGGTGATTACTTGGTCGGCGCAGCGCAAACCGGCGGTGCGGACGACATTATGTTGTTCTCCAACTTGGGCAAAGCCATCCGCTTTAACGAATATTGGGAAAAATCCGGTAACGATGAAGCAGAAGATGCAGATATTGAAACCGAAAATGAAGATTCAGACGGCCTGGATGATGAAAATGCCGAAAATGCATTGCCAAGCGGCAAACACGGTGTCCGTCCGTCCGGTCGCGGCAGCGGCGGTTTGCGCGGTATGCGCCTGCCGGCTGATGGCAAGATTGTCAGCTTGATTACCTTCGCCCCTGAAGCTGAGCAAAGCGATTTGCAAGTATTGACCGCTACCGCCAACGGCTATGGCAAACGCACCCCGATTGCCGATTACAGCCGTAAAAACAAAGGCGGCCAAGGTAATATCGCCATTAATACCGGCGAGCGCAACGGCGATTTGGTTGCCGCGACTTTGGTCAGCGAAACCGACGACCTGATGCTGATTACCAGCGGCGGTGTCCTGATTCGTACCAAAGTTGAGCAAATCCGTGAAACCGGCCGTGCTGCCGCAGGTGTCCGCCTAATTAATCTGGATGAAGGCGAAACCTTGGTCAGCTTGGAACGAGTGGCCGAAGAGGCTGAAGATGAAGCCGCTTTGGAAAGCGATGCAGCTGAAAACCAAGTAGTAGAAGCTGAAGATACCCTGTCTCAAGAATCTTAA
- the uvrC gene encoding excinuclease ABC subunit UvrC has translation MSATEPFDLPLFLKNLPNLPGVYRFFDEDNNVLYVGKAVNLKRRVSSYFQKNDHSPRIALMVKQVHHIETTITRSEAEALILENNFIKALSPKYNILFRDDKSYPYLMLSGHQYPQMAYYRGTLKKPNQYFGPYPNSNAVRDSIQVLQKVFMLRTCEDSVFEHRDRPCLLYQIKRCTAPCVGHISEEDYRDSVREAATFLNGKTDELTRTLQHKMQTAAANLQFEEAARYRDQIQALGIMQSNQFIDSKNPNNPNDIDLLALAVSDDLVCVHWVSIRGGRHVGDKSFFPDTKNDPDPNGQDYAEAFVAQHYLGKSKPDIIISNFSVPDALKEALEGEHGKQMQFVTKTIGERKVWLKMAEQNAQMAIAQRRLQQSSQQHRIDELAKILGMDSDGLNRLECFDISHTQGEATIASCVVYDEQNIQPSQYRRYNITTAKPGDDYAAMREVLTRRYGKMLEAEANGESVKWPDVVLIDGGKGQIGVAVSVWEELGLHIPLVGIAKGPERKAGMEELILPFTGEVFRLPPNSPALHLLQTVRDESHRFAITGHRKKRDKARVTSSLSEIPGIGSKRRQALLTRFGGLRGVIAASREDLEKVEGISKALAETIYEHLH, from the coding sequence GTGAGCGCAACCGAACCGTTCGATTTACCTCTTTTTCTGAAAAATCTACCCAATCTGCCGGGCGTGTACCGTTTTTTTGACGAAGACAATAATGTTTTGTATGTCGGCAAAGCGGTCAATCTCAAGCGGCGCGTTTCCAGCTATTTCCAAAAAAACGACCATTCGCCGCGCATCGCATTGATGGTAAAACAGGTGCATCATATCGAAACCACCATCACGCGTTCCGAAGCCGAAGCACTGATTCTCGAAAACAACTTCATCAAAGCCTTATCGCCGAAATACAATATTCTTTTCCGCGATGACAAAAGCTATCCTTATTTGATGCTCAGTGGCCATCAATATCCGCAAATGGCGTATTACCGCGGCACGCTGAAAAAGCCAAATCAATATTTCGGCCCGTATCCCAACAGCAACGCCGTGCGCGACAGTATTCAAGTGTTGCAAAAAGTCTTTATGCTGCGTACCTGCGAAGACAGTGTATTCGAGCACCGCGACCGTCCTTGTCTGCTTTACCAAATCAAACGCTGCACCGCGCCTTGTGTAGGCCACATCAGCGAAGAAGATTATCGCGACAGCGTGCGTGAAGCAGCAACTTTCCTCAATGGCAAAACCGACGAACTGACGCGTACCTTGCAACACAAAATGCAAACCGCCGCCGCCAATCTGCAATTTGAGGAAGCAGCCCGTTACCGCGATCAAATCCAAGCACTCGGCATCATGCAGAGTAATCAGTTTATCGACAGCAAAAATCCGAACAATCCCAACGATATCGATTTGCTCGCGCTGGCGGTTTCAGACGACCTGGTCTGCGTACACTGGGTCAGCATCCGCGGCGGACGACACGTCGGCGACAAAAGCTTTTTCCCCGACACCAAAAACGATCCCGATCCAAACGGACAAGATTACGCCGAAGCCTTCGTCGCCCAACATTATTTGGGCAAAAGCAAACCCGACATCATTATTAGCAACTTTTCCGTTCCCGATGCGCTGAAAGAGGCTTTGGAAGGCGAACACGGCAAGCAGATGCAATTTGTCACCAAAACCATAGGCGAACGCAAAGTCTGGTTGAAAATGGCGGAACAAAACGCACAAATGGCGATTGCACAACGCCGCCTGCAACAAAGTAGCCAGCAACACCGTATTGATGAACTGGCAAAAATCCTCGGCATGGATTCAGACGGCCTCAACCGCCTTGAATGTTTCGATATCAGCCACACACAAGGCGAGGCCACTATTGCGTCCTGCGTTGTGTACGATGAGCAAAACATCCAGCCTTCGCAATACCGCCGCTACAACATCACCACCGCCAAACCCGGCGACGACTACGCCGCTATGCGCGAAGTCCTAACGCGCCGTTACGGCAAAATGCTGGAAGCCGAGGCCAACGGCGAAAGCGTCAAATGGCCGGATGTCGTGTTGATTGACGGTGGCAAAGGGCAAATCGGCGTAGCCGTATCGGTATGGGAAGAACTCGGGCTGCACATCCCCTTGGTCGGTATCGCCAAAGGCCCTGAGCGCAAAGCCGGTATGGAAGAACTTATACTGCCTTTTACCGGCGAAGTCTTCCGCCTGCCACCCAACAGCCCGGCCTTGCATTTATTGCAAACCGTACGCGATGAATCGCACCGCTTTGCGATTACAGGCCATCGCAAAAAACGCGACAAAGCACGCGTTACTTCCTCACTCAGCGAAATCCCCGGTATCGGCAGCAAACGCCGCCAAGCATTGCTTACCCGATTCGGCGGACTGCGCGGCGTGATTGCCGCCAGCCGCGAAGACTTGGAAAAAGTGGAAGGCATCAGTAAAGCATTGGCGGAAACCATTTACGAGCATCTGCACTGA
- the aroD gene encoding type I 3-dehydroquinate dehydratase, which yields MKPVIIKNIEIGKDLPKIAVPLVAANTQELEQALRVLKETAFDIIEFRADFFQAALDADFIAEQLSIVRQAFPDKPLLFTFRRVQEGGNTPCSEDYYFELLEKVIRSKQADMIDIELFAEEGGVKQTIALAHEYQTAALLCNHDFQATPSLADITGRLKTMAEWGADICKIAVMPQSPQDVLTLLQATYDVSQSINCPIITMSMNKIGAISRLAGSAFGSAVTFGAAGKTSAPGQIDANELRKILAILG from the coding sequence ATGAAACCTGTCATCATCAAAAATATCGAGATCGGCAAAGACCTGCCTAAAATTGCCGTGCCGCTGGTGGCCGCCAACACGCAGGAATTGGAGCAGGCTTTACGCGTATTGAAAGAGACGGCTTTTGACATTATTGAATTTCGTGCAGATTTTTTTCAAGCTGCGCTTGATGCCGATTTTATTGCCGAGCAATTAAGCATTGTCCGACAGGCTTTTCCTGATAAGCCTTTACTGTTTACGTTTAGAAGGGTGCAAGAGGGAGGTAATACGCCTTGTTCGGAAGACTATTATTTTGAATTATTGGAAAAAGTCATCCGTTCTAAGCAGGCTGATATGATCGACATCGAGCTTTTTGCCGAGGAAGGCGGTGTAAAACAAACCATTGCTTTGGCGCATGAGTATCAAACTGCCGCCTTGCTTTGTAATCACGATTTCCAAGCCACGCCGTCTTTGGCAGACATTACAGGCCGTCTGAAAACAATGGCCGAGTGGGGCGCGGATATCTGTAAAATTGCCGTGATGCCGCAATCTCCGCAAGATGTATTAACTTTATTGCAGGCAACATATGATGTTTCACAAAGTATAAACTGCCCGATTATTACTATGTCTATGAATAAAATCGGTGCGATCAGTCGTCTGGCCGGCTCGGCTTTCGGCTCAGCCGTAACCTTTGGTGCAGCAGGAAAAACGTCAGCTCCCGGTCAAATTGATGCCAATGAATTGAGGAAAATCCTGGCTATTTTAGGATAA
- a CDS encoding acetate uptake transporter produces MTTTKENLANPGPVGLCGFALTTWLLSLINGGFFTAQEGIGLVLGMALAFGGIAQVIAGMFEFKKGNTFGFTAFISYGAFWWTWALFTIFFKGETAPAFIGWYLCAWGMFSLMMFVATLTKPKVLSGIFFCLTLTFFALGIGDGMQNHSIVHIGGCLGLVTALGAFYLAAAEVINESFGKTVLPVGERK; encoded by the coding sequence ATGACTACTACTAAAGAAAACCTGGCAAATCCAGGTCCAGTAGGCCTGTGCGGCTTTGCATTGACAACTTGGTTGCTCAGTCTGATTAACGGCGGCTTTTTTACTGCTCAAGAGGGTATCGGCTTAGTTTTGGGCATGGCTCTCGCCTTTGGTGGTATCGCCCAAGTTATTGCCGGTATGTTTGAGTTCAAGAAAGGCAATACGTTTGGCTTTACCGCTTTTATCAGCTATGGTGCATTCTGGTGGACATGGGCTTTGTTTACCATCTTTTTCAAAGGTGAAACAGCCCCGGCATTTATCGGTTGGTATCTCTGCGCATGGGGTATGTTTTCGCTGATGATGTTTGTGGCTACCTTGACCAAGCCTAAAGTATTGAGCGGTATTTTCTTTTGCTTGACACTGACTTTCTTTGCACTGGGTATTGGCGATGGTATGCAAAACCACAGCATCGTCCATATCGGCGGTTGCTTAGGCTTGGTAACTGCACTTGGTGCGTTCTACTTGGCAGCGGCAGAGGTCATCAACGAATCTTTCGGCAAGACAGTTTTGCCGGTTGGCGAGCGTAAATAA
- the yfaE gene encoding class I ribonucleotide reductase maintenance protein YfaE, with protein MALISTHDKTFQLQQGETLLEGLERTGHEVEYQCRSGYCGSCRVKILDGKVSYDNFPLAFVAPGEILPCCCRVIEDIKLDCRERIKEPDLFDVDLFEDK; from the coding sequence ATGGCACTCATCAGCACACACGACAAAACCTTCCAACTCCAACAAGGCGAAACCTTATTGGAGGGCTTGGAGCGCACCGGCCACGAGGTTGAATACCAATGTCGCAGCGGTTATTGCGGTTCATGCCGGGTTAAAATCTTGGATGGGAAAGTCTCTTATGATAATTTTCCGCTCGCTTTTGTCGCGCCCGGAGAAATTTTGCCGTGCTGCTGCCGGGTTATTGAAGACATCAAGCTTGATTGTCGGGAGCGCATCAAAGAGCCTGATTTATTTGATGTCGATTTATTTGAAGACAAATAA
- the nrdB gene encoding class Ia ribonucleoside-diphosphate reductase subunit beta — MSYSTFSKTKNDALKEPMFFGQPVNVARYDQQKYEVFEKLIEKQLSFFWRPEEIDVSRDRIDYANLPEHEKHIFISNLKYQTLLDSIQGRSPNVAFLPLVSIPELETWIETWSFSETIHSRSYTHIIRNIVNDPSVVFDDIVQNKYIIARAEDIACYYDDLIEYTQYYNLLGEGSHNIGGKLVTVSLRELKKKLYLCLMCVNVLEAIRFYVSFACSFAFAERELMEGNAKIIKLIARDEALHLTSTQHMLNLMRAGADDPEMAEIANELQDECFNLFKKAAEQEKEWAAYLFKDGSMIGLNKEILAQYVEYITNLRMQAVGLPAGFEGATQNPIPWINAWLSSDNVQVAPQEVEISSYLIGQIDSEVNADDLGDFEL; from the coding sequence ATGTCATACAGCACTTTCTCCAAAACCAAAAACGACGCGCTGAAAGAGCCGATGTTTTTTGGTCAGCCGGTTAATGTTGCCCGTTATGACCAGCAGAAATACGAAGTATTTGAAAAACTGATCGAAAAACAATTGTCTTTCTTCTGGCGTCCGGAAGAAATCGACGTGTCGCGCGACCGTATCGACTACGCCAATCTGCCCGAACACGAAAAACATATTTTCATCAGCAATTTGAAATACCAAACCCTGCTCGATTCGATCCAAGGCCGCAGCCCGAATGTTGCTTTCTTGCCTTTGGTGTCCATTCCCGAGCTGGAAACTTGGATTGAAACGTGGAGCTTCAGCGAAACCATCCACTCGCGCAGCTACACTCATATCATCCGCAATATTGTGAATGATCCTTCAGTCGTGTTCGATGATATTGTGCAAAACAAATACATTATCGCCCGTGCTGAAGACATTGCCTGCTATTACGATGATTTGATTGAATACACTCAGTATTACAATCTGTTGGGCGAAGGTTCACACAATATCGGCGGCAAGCTCGTTACTGTATCTTTGCGCGAGTTGAAGAAAAAACTCTATCTCTGCCTGATGTGCGTCAATGTATTGGAAGCCATCCGCTTCTACGTTTCATTCGCCTGCTCTTTCGCCTTTGCCGAGCGCGAATTGATGGAAGGCAACGCTAAAATCATCAAGCTGATTGCCCGCGATGAAGCCCTGCACCTGACCAGCACCCAGCATATGCTCAACCTGATGCGCGCCGGTGCCGATGATCCTGAAATGGCTGAAATTGCGAATGAATTGCAGGACGAGTGTTTCAACCTCTTCAAAAAAGCAGCCGAGCAGGAAAAAGAATGGGCTGCCTATCTGTTTAAAGACGGTTCGATGATTGGCCTGAACAAGGAAATTCTGGCTCAATACGTTGAATACATTACTAATCTGCGTATGCAGGCGGTTGGTCTTCCTGCCGGATTTGAAGGCGCCACCCAAAACCCGATTCCGTGGATTAACGCGTGGCTGTCTTCTGACAATGTACAGGTTGCGCCGCAGGAAGTGGAAATTTCCTCTTACCTGATTGGTCAGATTGATTCGGAAGTCAATGCCGACGACTTGGGCGATTTCGAGCTGTAA